Proteins from one Comamonas flocculans genomic window:
- a CDS encoding YgaP family membrane protein, translated as MQTNVGNLDRIARVVIGLILLSLPLWLDSPWRWLGLIGIMPLITGLAGRCPGYRLLGVNTCPMQKKKPE; from the coding sequence ATGCAAACGAACGTAGGAAACCTCGATCGCATCGCGCGCGTCGTCATCGGCCTGATCCTGCTCAGCTTGCCGTTGTGGCTGGATTCGCCATGGCGGTGGCTGGGGCTCATCGGAATCATGCCGCTGATTACCGGCCTGGCGGGTCGCTGTCCGGGCTATCGCCTGCTCGGCGTGAACACCTGTCCAATGCAAAAGAAGAAGCCCGAGTGA